One genomic window of Pempheris klunzingeri isolate RE-2024b chromosome 12, fPemKlu1.hap1, whole genome shotgun sequence includes the following:
- the LOC139210478 gene encoding uncharacterized protein C10orf105-like: MNTTEPGSNFTFTSNTESIGLSSLTSTNSSTISQPPSYSSDIYDPEFTIMVVLGLSLLLAGLAAFLAVCRPSEQDGDSEASCGPGESLARGRSQSSEPQLKVWKRLGSYRRSYNLSFRRPPHRRPHERESTRASQSPARQTPQPEASVEPHLTMPCLFDYVTEI; the protein is encoded by the coding sequence ATGAACACCACTGAACCAGGCTCCAACTTCACCTTTACCTCCAACACGGAAAGCATCGGTCTGTCCAGCCTGACAAGCACCAACTCTTCCACCATCTCACAGCCTCCATCCTATTCTTCAGACATCTACGACCCAGAGTTCACCATCATGGTGGTGCTGGGCTTATCACTGCTGCTGGCAGGGCTAGCAGCCTTCCTCGCAGTGTGCCGTCCCTCGGAACAGGATGGGGACTCTGAGGCGAGCTGCGGCCCAGGGGAGAGCTTGGCCCGTGGAAGAAGCCAGTCCAGTGAGCCCCAGCTCAAGGTGTGGAAGAGGCTGGGCTCATATCGGCGTTCGTACAACCTCTCCTTCAGACGACCGCCCCATCGCAGGCCGCATGAGCGTGAGAGCACACGTGCGTCCCAGTCTCCAGCCCGACAGACACCACAGCCAGAAGCCAGCGTGGAGCCCCACCTCACAATGCCTTGTCTATTTGACTACGTCACTGAAATCTAA
- the vsir gene encoding V-type immunoglobulin domain-containing suppressor of T-cell activation, with product MKWELPCRTSLWGEKSMLWFCSALFYIAGAKGEVSHAHSTLGVTAPHLYYTCPEGATVQLVCTQKGAGFHHNDVLKRSWLFTPHSDQHCTGMEGPRHTTVRHSHSLPPGLHFGAGEHNFWVILQNVTHADQGRYCCMVLDFQVEHKHGSLLQRPHSHIVLQVTPRRNGSQDCTVWDPTPPGGSVPVALAIAACILALLSLPLILVLVYKQRQNAQSSRRAQELVRMDSESHGHENPVFVGGSSPIKTRTVSQIMTRQSSETGRHLLSEPGTPFSPPAHGDVFFPSEDTILESQDFLQV from the exons CTAAAGGCGAGGTATCCCATGCCCACTCCACACTGGGTGTTACAGCCCCTCACCTGTACTACACCTGTCCAGAGGGTGCAACTGTTCAACTGGTGTGTACTCAGAAAGGAGCTGGCTTTCACCACAATGATGTCTTGAAGCGCAGCTGGCTTTTCACGCCCCACAGTGACCAGCACTGTACGGGAATGGAAGGCCCACGGCATACTACAGTTCGTCATTCCCATAGCTTGCCACCAGGGTTGCATTTTGGAGCTGGAGAGCACAATTTCTGGGTGATTCTGCAGAATGTGACCCACGCTGACCAGGGTCGCTACTGCTGCATGGTCCTAGACTTCCAGGTGGAACATAAGCATGGTTCCCTCTTGCAGAGACCCCACAGCCACATTGTTCTCCAAGTTACACCAC GGAGAAATGGATCTCAAGACTGCACTGTCTGGGATCCAACACCACCTGGAG GCTCTGTGCCAGTGGCCTTGGCCATAGCAGCCTGCATCTTGGCTctgctttctctgcctcttATTCTGGTGCTCGTGTACAAACAGAGGCAGAACGCCCAGTCGAGCAGAC GTGCACAAGAGCTGGTGAGGATGGACAG tgagTCGCATGGTCACGAGAACCCCGTGTTTGTTGGGGGATCATCACCGATCAAGACCCGCACTGTGTCTCAGATCATGACCAGGCAATCCTCAGAGACAGGACGCCACCTGTTGTCTGAGCCAGGGACcccattttctcctcctgcaCATGGGGACGTATTTTTCCCATCAGAAG ACACCATCCTTGAGTCTCAAGACTTCCTGCAGGTTTAA